The Tenrec ecaudatus isolate mTenEca1 chromosome 9, mTenEca1.hap1, whole genome shotgun sequence genome window below encodes:
- the STMP1 gene encoding short transmembrane mitochondrial protein 1, with amino-acid sequence MLQFLLGFTFGNIVGMYLAQNYDIPNLSKKLEDIKKDLDTKKKPPSS; translated from the exons ATGCTCCAGTTCCTG CTTGGATTCACGTTTGGCAACATCGTTGGGATGTATCTGGCTCAGAACTATGAT ATACCAAACCTATCCAAGAAACTTGAAGACATTAAGAAGGACTTGGACACCAAGAAGAAGCCACCTAGCTCCTGA